TGAAGCCCTGCGCGCAGCACCCGGCTGCCGCCTTGCGCGCATGAGTGGCTCGGGGGCTACGTGTTTCGCCCTGTTCGACAGCCCCGAGGTCGCCCGTGCAGCACAGGCCGCCGTGCAGCAGGCTGGCCCGCACTGGTGGGTATGGGCGGGTGATCTGTGCCGTGCCGAGGCCCATGCAGGGGCATGTGTTTCCGCCTGAGCGGGAAGGACATTTACGGATGAAAGTTTCTGGGTGCCGCCTTTTTGAAAAAAGGCGGCGTTCTCTGAAGCTTTTTGAAAAAAGCTTTACCAGAAACTTTTATCAGTTTTTCCTGCGGCGCAGGGCCAGCAGCACGATGCCCATCAGCCCCGTTACGGTGGCAAGCTGGGCATGGCGGCTGGTCAGCAGGAACGGCATGGCCTTGCGCGTGACCATGTCAAACCGGCCATGGGCGGCATAGGCGCCGGGCACGGTTTCATACAGGTCATCAGGCTCATTGCCTGCCACCGGGGTTTTTTCCAGTTGTTTCGCATAGCCCTTGCCCGACAGCCAGCGGTCCGACAGGCCGGGCAGGAAGGTGGACAGCGCCCAGTTGCGCACGCCCGACAGGCCCACCCAGATATCACGCTCGCGCCCGAAGGCGGCGCGGCAGATGGCCTCGGCGGCAATTTCAGGCTCGTACACCGGCCCCATCGGCTTGAGGCGTTTGCCGGTGTGGTTGCGTGTCCATGAAAAGCGCGGCGTGTTGATGGCGGGCAGATGCACCAGCGCGATATGGATGCGGTCGCCATCATGCAGGATTTCGGGGCGGATGCTCTCGGAAAAGGCCC
This is a stretch of genomic DNA from Komagataeibacter xylinus. It encodes these proteins:
- a CDS encoding SDR family oxidoreductase, with product MPQQVAVITGAGAGIGRATARTLARAGCDVALLGRNRDRLNDAAAELRELTVRTHIVCADVADAAAVEQAAEEIEEKLGPITLWINCAGATVTGQVAALEADEIRRATEVTYLGTVNGTRAALTRMRRRGHGTIVNLDRLASLRPPPLQAVENGARAAVRAFSESIRPEILHDGDRIHIALVHLPAINTPRFSWTRNHTGKRLKPMGPVYEPEIAAEAICRAAFGRERDIWVGLSGVRNWALSTFLPGLSDRWLSGKGYAKQLEKTPVAGNEPDDLYETVPGAYAAHGRFDMVTRKAMPFLLTSRHAQLATVTGLMGIVLLALRRRKN